In a single window of the Fusarium falciforme chromosome 3, complete sequence genome:
- a CDS encoding BTB domain-containing protein codes for MSHLLWKYYWEDDVDRFRRLLAPTSYNAQAVSRSPAIGGSGSFFGGSYGGPGTSPRSATKQRRASGHPQTPARSKDANTNLGRAEINSRDHAGLTVLLRAASSTEPNAYEFVRALIEHPAIDLYAQDPESGWNALHRSLYAGNVSIARLLLEKERIDLTNHNLSAVNKVGLLIKTKDHEGNSPFDVYNSTIAARSLNDTDDGSSSDSDADSVDSTGDGAHQTLKVPHTFQSSIDGDELFVFGSNKNVSLGVGDEDDRQYPERIHLSRPDLLVHRFHHSHLESLDMDAPASLDLDQIPTLVRNRPLIIQDVTMSKLHSAILTTDPVSNLYICGVGRGGRLGLGHENTQFRFVPVEGPFIDKKVHQVALGQNHSMAVAGNGELWTWGLNSCSQLGYALPPPMKADEEPMSLTPRQVFGSLKKEIVLGVAASANHSVAHTGSSLFTWGRNVGQLALMDADSRSLDVQPTPRKVAASLLAAPIDMVSAIDRATICLLSNHTVWVFSHYGYNLVKFPFPDVFTNHTLMNSSYSNRYDPGRREISSIASGGETIAAVTARGDLFTLHLNHKGDPSQSAASTTNPVKIKNALTQPQCIWDSRKDGVASVGVGEHGSVIICTESGAVWKRVKRTKGKMTGFAESGAKRKDFKFQRVPYITNCVAVRSSIFGAFAAIRKDSKVMAQEIKISEKSLRDEISSLLCLNSFRAPDLGETTTGLEAFEKAIVRERPGSVPYEILRSSNIVQHLLNWLSMNSFQFDDMNMAVCSSDAPEVRIPVHSWVLAGRSSVLRHGLSELRSRGSLFSTDSYSLQIDEDKALLTLFGVDIYTVLNIVVHAYQDSFVPVWRYTRESPADAPRFRRVRTELMKMATKLALPKLEAAVRLQTGVDESLDADFKQAIYDPSFFDDGDIILELDGEDVTAHSQLLCQRCPFFEGLFNGRSQGQWLAGRRDGMGEADKIRVDLKHIDPDIFHYVMSFIYADIGQELFDEVSVANLDELSELVLGVMSAANELMLDRLSQVCQSLIGKFVTTRNISNLLNEISPCSVTEFKDTGLEYICLQLESMLENHLLDDLDEDLLFELDEVVRDNQLARLPFARSGRATLLLHEKYPELAADIDEERHIRIKEMAFKAMQKEDEKKLSSSFKARIGSLDDGSPLQTPDTRRKSRTARNEPFSPNLRPKQSQAELIFDMDDEDDPTLTNTRSPMNEPSSLRLPIDTEDMPQLPKAWREAKGKEPLDVAQSPTPNAFSLSPTLQPTELEVTKSSSSAMSKSGAPWASSTLATSKLDLKDIMSEASTSALTAGLQAQKTKDATANKPQTKISQKERKRQLQAQAAAEAAARDETANRVPWEPVPPGGKPAPWKTASPGPKTSLKEAMTADAKISGVPSVKAKPLVASETKPKSATRRTASPDTRFPGQGRTNSSPTIVAGPSAAQASKPLVPHSKSYITPAPKAEPTLGFTLADIIGQQEREQEAVKEAVAKRSLQEIQQEQAFQEWWDQESRRTQEEEARRKQKESRDKESKGARRGRRGRGVKAKNAGEAAIDGGQGGGGGAGANANSRPSVSGRGGSGRGRGGKGRGNKSQAT; via the exons ATGAGTCACTTACTGTGGAAATACTACTGGGAAGATGATGTCGATAGGTTTCGGCGTCTGCTGGCCCCAACCAGCTACAACGCGCAGGCTGTGTCAAGGAGCCCGGCCATAGGAGGGTCCGGCAGCTTCTTTGGAGGAAGTTATGGCGGCCCAGGCACCTCTCCACGATCAGCTACCAAGCAGCGCCGGGCATCCGGACACCCGCAGACTCCAGCCAGGTCCAAGGACGCCAACACGAACCTCGGACGAGCCGAAATCAACAGCCGCGACCATGCCGGCCTGACTGTCTTGCTGCGCGCCGCCTCCTCGACCGAACCGAATGCTTACGAGTTCGTCCGCGCCCTTATCGAACATCCTGCCATCGACCTCTACGCCCAAGACCCCGAGAGCGGCTGGAATGCCCTCCACCGATCCTTGTATGCTGGAAATGTTTCGATTGCGCGCTTGCTGTTGGAGAAGGAACGGATCGATTTGACGAACCACAACCTGAGCGCCGTCAACAAGGTTGGTCTTTtgatcaagaccaaggaccATGAAGGAAACAGTCCTTTCGATGTCTACAACTCGACGATTGCCGCGAGATCGCTGAACGATACGGACGATGGAAGCAGCTCGGATAGTGACGCTGATAGCGTGGATAGTACAGGCGATGGGGCACATCA AACGCTCAAGGTCCCCCATACCTTTCAGTCTTCCATTGACGGCGACGAGCTCTTTGTGTTTGGGAGCAACAAGAATGTGTCCCTAGGAGttggcgacgaggatgatcGACAGTATCCCGAGCGCATCCACCTCTCCCGTCCAGACCTCCTTGTGCATCGGTTTCACCACTCGCACCTTGAAAGTCTGGATATGGACGCTCCTGCCTCACTGGATCTTGACCAAATCCCAACCTTGGTCCGCAATCGTCCTTTAATTATTCAAGATGTGACCATGTCAAAACTTCACAGCGCCATCTTGACGACCGACCCAGTTTCAAATCTCTACATATGTGGAGTTGGACGCGGAGGAAGACTCGGTCTTGGCCATGAGAATACCCAGTTTAGGTTTGTGCCTGTGGAGGGCCCCTTTATAGACAAAAAGGTCCATCAGGTTGCCCTTGGACAGAACCATTCCATGGCAGTCGCAGGAAATGGAGAACTCTGGACTTGGGGGTTAAACTCTTGCTCGCAGCTCGGATACGCGCTGCCACCACCGATGAAGGCAGATGAAGAACCAATGAGCCTCACGCCGCGCCAGGTTTTTGGTTCCCTCAAAAAGGAGATAGTTCTTGGTGTGGCTGCATCAGCGAATCACTCGGTTGCCCACACAGGATCCTCTCTCTTCACCTGGGGGCGAAACGTAGGGCAGCTTGCTCTCATGGACGCCGACTCCAGGTCGCTCGACGTGCAACCTACCCCCAGAAAGGTTGCCGCATCCCTCCTGGCAGCCCCGATTGATATGGTCTCGGCCATCGACAGAGCTACCATTTGTCTCCTCTCCAACCACACGGTCTGGGTTTTCAGCCACTATGGCTACAACCTGGTCAAATTTCCATTCCCCGACGTTTTCACAAATCACACTTTGATGAATTCTTCCTATTCAAATCGGTATGACCCGGGCCGAAGAGAAATCAGTTCTATTGCCTCAGGAGGCGAGACAATCGCTGCGGTGACGGCACGCGGAGATCTCTTCACGCTACATCTCAACCACAAGGGGGACCCCAGCCAATCTGCCGCGTCCACCACCAACCcggtcaagatcaagaacgCCCTGACTCAGCCCCAATGCATCTGGGATTCACGCAAGGACGGGGTCGCCTCCGTGGGAGTCGGCGAGCATGGTTCAGTCATCATCTGTACCGAATCAGGGGCTGTTTGGAAACGAGTCAAGCGTACTAAGGGCAAAATGACTGGGTTCGCAGAGTCGGGAGCAAAGCGCAAGGACTTCAAATTCCAGCGAGTTCCCTACATCACCAACTGCGTGGCCGTTCGAAGCTCCATCTTTGGCGCGTTTGCTGCCATCAGAAAAGACAGCAAAGTGATGGCTCAAGAGATCAAGATCTCGGAAAAGTCACTGCGCGACGAAATCAGCTCTCTTCTTTGCCTCAACAGTTTCCGGGCCCCTGACCTAGGCGAGACCACGACTGGTCTTGAAGCCTTCGAGAAGGCCATCGTCCGCGAGAGGCCTGGTTCGGTTCCTTATGAAATCCTTCGGTCATCCAACATCGTACAGCATCTGCTGAATTGGCTTTCAATGAACTCGTTCCAGTTTGACGATATGAACATGGCGGTTTGCTCGTCTGATGCACCCGAAGTGAGGATACCAGTTCATAGCTGGGTTCTTGCAGGGAGAAGTTCAGTCCTGCGGCATGGTTTATCAGAGTTGCGCAGCCGTGGTTCATTGTTTAGCACGGATTCCTACAGCCTCCAAatcgacgaggacaaggccTTGCTGACGCTGTTTGGGGTTGATATTTACACCGTTCTCAACATCGTTGTCCACGCTTATCAAGACAGTTTCGTGCCTGTGTGGAGGTACACACGCGAATCACCAGCGGATGCCCCCCGTTTCCGGCGTGTCAGGACTGagctgatgaagatggcgacgAAACTCGCCTTGCCCAAGTTAGAGGCAGCAGTTCGCTTGCAGACAGGGGTGGACGAGTCTCTCGATGCCGACTTCAAGCAGGCGATTTATGACCCTAGCTTCTTTGACGATGGTGACATCATCCTTGAActggatggagaagatgtCACGGCCCATAGCCAGCTACTATGCCAGCGATGCCCGTTCTTCGAGGGCTTGTTTAATGGCCGTTCTCAAGGTCAGTGGCTCGCCGGACGTCGGGACGGCATGGGCGAAGCGGACAAGATCAGGGTTGATCTCAAGCACATCGATCCTGACATCTTTCACTACGTCATGTCATTCATCTATGCCGACATCGGGCAAGAGCTTTTTGACGAAGTATCGGTGGCCAACCTCGATGAGTTGTCAGAGCTTGTCCTGGGCGTCATGAGCGCTGCAAACGAGCTGATGCTTGATCGGCTCTCTCAAGTTTGCCAAAGCCTCATTGGAAAGTTCGTCACCACGCGGAACATCTCAAACCTGCTCAACGAGATCAGCCCGTGCTCTGTTACAGAGTTCAAGGACACTGGGCTTGAGTACATCTGTCTCCAGCTCGAATCGATGCTTGAAAACCACCTCCTGGATGACTTGGATGAAGACCTTCTTTTTGAGCTCGATGAAGTAGTCCGTGATAACCAGCTTGCGCGGCTTCCATTTGCCCGGAGCGGAAGGGCAACCTTGCTACTTCATGAGAAGTATCCAGAGCTGGCTGCTGACATTGACGAAGAGCGACATATCAGAATCAAAGAGATGGCATTCAAGGCCATGCAGAAGGAGGATGAAAAGAAGCTTTCATCATCCTTCAAGGCACGGATTGGGAGCCTGGATGATGGTAGTCCCTTACAGACACCAGACACCCGGCGCAAGTCAAGAACTGCACGCAACGAACCGTTCAGTCCTAACCTGCGACCCAAACAGTCACAGGCTGAGCTGATCTTTGATatggacgacgaggatgacccGACGCTCACCAACACGCGGTCACCCATGAATGAGCCGTCCAGTCTCCGTCTCCCCATCGACACTGAAGACATGCCACAGCTACCCAAGGCTTGGAGGgaagccaagggcaaggaaccTTTGGATGTTGCCCAGAGTCCAACGCCCAACGCCTTCTCTTTGTCGCCCACGCTGCAGCCAACAGAGCTAGAGGTTACGAAATCTTCATCAAGTGCCATGTCAAAATCCGGTGCGCCCTGGGCATCTTCTACGCTGGCCACGTCAAAGCTCGACTTGAAAGACATCATGTCAGAGGCATCTACATCTGCGCTGACCGCCGGACTCCAGGCGCAAAAGACAAAGGACGCAACTGCCAATAAGCCCCAGACGAAGATATCACAAAAGGAGCGGAAAAGACAGCTTCAAGCGCAGGCGGCGGCTGAAGCGGCGGCCAGAGATGAAACGGCCAACCGAGTGCCATGGGAACCAGTGCCGCCAGGTGGAAAGCCTGCGCCTTGGAAGACAGCTAGCCCAGGGCCCAAGACATCGTTGAAAGAGGCAATGACGGCAGATGCCAAGATCTCCGGAGTACCGtctgtcaaggccaagccgcTGGTAGCTTCCGAGACCAAGCCAAAGTCTGCGACACGTCGCACCGCGTCACCCGACACAAGGTTTCCGGGACAGGGTCGAACAAACAGCTCCCCCACAATTGTCGCAGGACCCTCAGCAGCCCAAGCCAGCAAACCGTTGGTGCCACACTCCAAGTCGTACATAACACCAGCACCCAAAGCCGAGCCGACTCTCGGGTTCACCCTGGCGGATATTATTGGTCAGCAAGAACGCGAGCAGGAAGCTGTAAAGGAAGCCGTTGCGAAGCGGTCACTCCAAGAGATCCAA
- a CDS encoding Peptidase S59 domain-containing protein, translating to MSFGGGFGGFGQNNNNTNQSSGFGGFGANNTTNTSGFGTNNTGGGFGQTNTSGGLFGGNNNASSGFGSSTGGFGSNTTGGFGSKPATTFGSTGNTGTGLFGSSNTTTNTGTGFGGFGNTTNNTSTFGSTNTGGGMFGNNNANKTGFGTTSNTGGSLFGGGNTNTTGTGFGGGFGTSNTNTLSGGVGDPPGTAITPFQAHTEKEPNTTSTNSFQNVLFQDPYKKWSAEELRLADYVQGRRHGNASGGGAFGVSSGFGGGFGTNTNTTTTSGFGTNTNTTGGLFGGGNTANNTTTTGFGSTGFGSTATTNNTTGGGLFGNNANKPAGGLFGSSTTNTGGGLFGGGNTNTNTSGFGATNNTGTGFGQTNTNTGGGLFGGAQNKPAGTGFSFGNTNNTTTTSGFGNTTNSAFGATNTNTNTGGGLFGNNTNTNQTSSLFGGNNNNQQTNTGTGLFGQNNANNNTGGGLFGNNANKPAGGLFGNTTQTNTTGGGLFGGGNTNTNTTGFGATNNAAGGGLFGNKPATGGSLFGGNNTAQTNTGGTGLFGGLGSNNTNQATTGSSLFGNTNQQQKPNVFGGTNNVTGSSLFGGQNANQGSSLFGASTNQQQQVNGSSLLGNSQSANAPQGLTANINDVSAFGSPGLFAGLGGNEVQNPGPLATPLNGSSKPRRSSILPMYKLAPASASRYATPQKRGFGFSYSTYGTPSGSPASSISSTPGNGNLGHSLLGSSRNGGLSRSMSTNNLRRSFNTEDSILAPGAFSNGSQPRWYGSTGSKKLVINRDIRSDLFSTPQKDKSSDAGTGSRKLSKRVSFDTSNVDAEDSTPVRGALPAPEDVGSPSNEETPRQTRPTNGSNGSKTPEMEEVKGKELAIVHEEDNAATPEAASANNFDNAPGQYWMQPPKEDLEKMNRMQRQKVDGFTVGRDNVGYVSFKVPVDISNIDLDDICGGLIVLQPRSATVYPVAAKKPPVGKGLNVPARIALEQSWPRGARDKRISNDPKRFNKHVERLKRIENTTFESYDQDTGIWVFSVEHFTTYGLDDDDSDDEEDVTQQEPVAPQEMALDTTGSTPMEDDTFEFRMHRGVPGGFDEQAQMYEGDFSGQQSFLGVSSADSAPNDVRLSLDDEYAEDVGEEYDVSEDEDMARSSLEHHLAAEHDDASSEDAQEAVKATPGGILRARMRAVKDSAGPVQLEVADGDDWMEMLRKTVSPVKRDRQLLRELNESPSRQTGVLIDLDKSGNDTLRKSSIWRKSTAKNDRMDNFAASTIGMDKGRGFATSIDLMNSLFEKPKPAPKNLRASIPGKGFPKWPYERQDKNLTIDHDEKVFHDAGRPTWGPDETLVVPRPFDPESGRRSILRTSDLLSFKRSTIQTETQELRLATFSSDSSKRYLNSQDKLTEIRVVDDIPVASLKAASLKDVFHQQDMNDPSSMQEKHVWDLASILFDDLEPHPTQPEHLIRRAELSHFWTDLVDQASSTTIGLAGSSEEKAVACLAGHRVTEACKHLLDGKNFRLATLVPLIGTNDAAKKDMREQLKAWHDSKMLSEFSESIRTIYELLSGNACVCEGMKGVPVEDRLDSFVISKKFGLDWKQSFGLRLWYGIAQFDDLAAAVQGFKNDVDQEKEYLPLPWYIDQGIKPLWDDVDSDRRQDLLWGLLQLYANDASDLEAILRPENSQLSPLDMRLTWQLGLALVSTGKVSFGERATEKADAATIAYASQLTSAGEWLEAVFVLLHLSNSVARKMAIQEHLARHAGSIGDETSTAFGVLVEKFCIPSSWIWEALALYMRSVKKDAYAEVQCLLRAGSFVEAHRVLVKEVAPLAIVEREYDNLSALISQFEGRHMAISNWSLGGEIYNLFLTLIQHRSKGETPPAIVLEKLLAGLHAMDEDVADSEVLRYAAVSDMADETAKEILKATKKKQDMELRAKILNLPLTQDRLLAYSVDLGMDRYREVMSH from the exons ATGTCTTTCGGCGGCGGTTTCGGTGGCTTCGGCCAAAATAACAACAACACGAACCAGTCGTCAGGCTTTGGCGGCTTCGGAGCCAATAATACTACCAACACCTCAG GCTTCGGGACGAACAACACTGGCGGCGGTTTTGGCCAAACGAACACGTCCGGTGGCCTCTTTGGGGGCAACAACAACGCCTCGAGCGGCTTCGGCTCATCGACCG GCGGATTCGGATCCAACACGACTGGCGGCTTCGGCAGCAAGCCTGCCACCACCTTTGGTTCCACTGGCAACACTGGCACCGGCCTCTTTGGATCCTCCAATACCACGACCAATACCGGAACTGGCTTTGGAGGATTTGGCAACACGACCAACAATACCTCGACGTTTGGGAGCACCAACACTGGAGGTGGTATGTTTGGAAACAATAATGCCAACAAGACTGGTTTCGGGACCACGTCCAACACCGGCGGTTCGCTCTTTGGCGGTggaaacaccaacaccactgGAACCGGATTTGGTGGGGGATTCGGCActtccaacaccaacaccctcAGCGGCGGCGTCGGTGACCCTCCAGGCACTGCTATAACCCCTTTCCAGGCCCACACCGAGAAGGAACCAAACACCACCTCGACCAACTCGTTCCAGAACGTTCTCTTCCAGGACCCTTACAAGAAGTGGTCGGCCGAAGAGCTTCGACTTGCAGACTATGTTCAGGGACGGCGGCATGGCAATgccagcggcggcggtgcGTTTGGCGTGAGCTCGGGTTTTGGTGGAGGTTTTGGCACTAACACAAATACTACCACGACATCAGGCTTCGGAACGAACACGAACACAACTGGCGGTCTCTTCGGAGGAGGAAACAccgccaacaacaccacaacCACAGGCTTCGGCTCTACGGGCTTCGGCTCTACAGCCACtaccaacaacaccaccggTGGAGGCTTGTTCGGCAACAACGCCAACAAGCCTGCAGGTGGTCTGTTTGGTAGCAGCACAACGAACACCGGTGGTGGCCTCTTCGGAGGAGGAAACACCAATACCAACACCAGCGGCTTCGGCGCGACGAACAACACCGGAACGGGCTTCGGCCAAACCAACACAAACACCGGTGGTGGTCTCTTCGGAGGTGCCCAGAACAAGCCTGCTGGTACTGGGTTTAGCTTCGGCAACACCAATAACACGACCACTACAAGTGGTTTTGGAAACACCACGAACAGCGCCTTTGGAgcaaccaacaccaacaccaacactgGCGGTGGCCTCTTTGGCAACAataccaacaccaaccagACTTCAAGCCTCTTCGGTGgtaacaacaacaaccagcAGACGAACACTGGAACTGGACTGTTTGGTCAAAACAatgccaacaacaacactgGTGGAGGCTTGTTCGGCAACAACGCCAACAAGCCTGCAGGCGGCCTGTTTGGCAATACCACTCAGACCAACACTACTGGCGGCGGTCTTTTCGGTGGAGGAAACACCAATACCAACACCACGGGTTTTGGCGCCACGAACAACGCTGCCGGTGGCGGTCTGTTCGGAAACAAGCCTGCCACTGGGGGCTCTCTCTTCGGGGGCAACAACACTGCTCAGACAAACACTGGCGGTACTGGCCTCTTTGGTGGTCTCGGCTCCAACAACACGAACCAGGCGACGACTGGCAGCTCTCTCTTTGGAAACACAAACCAACAGCAGAAGCCCAATGTGTTCGGTGGCACCAACAACGTCACTGGATCTAGCTTGTTTGGCGGTCAAAACGCAAACCAAGGCTCGTCTCTCTTTGGCGCGAGCAccaaccagcagcagcaggtgaACGGCTCTTCGCTGCTTGGCAACAGTCAATCAGCCAATGCTCCCCAGGGACTCACGGCGAACATTAATGATGTCTCGGCGTTTGGCTCCCCTGGTTTGTTTGCTGGCTTGGGCGGCAACGAGGTCCAAAACCCCGGCCCTCTTGCTACTCCTCTCAACGGAAGCTCTAAGCCTAGGAGAAGTTCGATCTTGCCCATGTACAAGCTGGCGCCTGCATCCGCATCCCGCTATGCCACTCCCCAGAAGAGGGGCTTTGGTTTTTCGTACAGCACCTACGGCACTCCCTCAGGCAGCCCTGCTAGTAGCATCTCGAGCACGCCCGGAAACGGAAACCTCGGCCACAGCTTGCTGGGCTCTAGCCGTAATGGTGGATTGAGCAGGAGCATGTCAACCAACAACCTCCGTCGCAGCTTCAACACTGAGGACAGTATCCTTGCTCCTGGAGCGTTTTCTAATGGATCTCAGCCTCGGTGGTACGGCAGCACTGGCTCCAAGAAGCTTGTCATCAACAGAGATATTAGAAGTGATCTGTTCTCGACTCCGCAGAAGGACAAGTCATCTGACGCTGGCACCGGATCCCGCAAGCTTTCGAAACGCGTGAGCTTCGACACAAGCAACGTCGATGCCGAGGACAGTACTCCTGTTCGTGGTGCTCTTCCCGCTCCCGAGGATGTCGGCAGCCCCTCCAACGAGGAGACTCCCCGCCAGACTCGTCCGACTAACGGTTCAAACGGCTCCAAGACTcctgagatggaggaggttaagggcaaggagcttgCCATCGTCCATGAAGAAGACAACGCGGCCACCCCGGAAGCTGCTTCGGCTAACAACTTCGATAATGCTCCCGGCCAATACTGGATGCAACCCCCCAAGGAGGATCTCGAAAAGATGAACCGTATGCAGCGACAAAAGGTTGACGGCTTCACTGTTGGACGTGACAATGTTGGATACGTCTCTTTCAAGGTCCCCGTTGACATCAGCAACATTGATCTTGACGACATTTGCGGTGGCTTGATTGTTCTTCAACCCCGATCAGCCACTGTCTATCCTGTGGCAGCCAAGAAGCCACCTGTTGGAAAGGGTCTCAACGTGCCCGCGCGAATTGCCCTGGAACAGTCCTGGCCTCGTGGAGCTCGCGACAAGAGAATCTCCAACGACCCCAAGCGATTCAACAAGCACGTCGAGCGTCTTAAGCGAATCGAGAACACGACCTTCGAGAGCTACGACCAGGATACGGGCATCTGGGTCTTCTCGGTTGAGCACTTTACCACCTACggcctcgatgatgatgactcggatgatgaggaagatgtcACCCAGCAAGAGCCTGTGGCCCCTCAAGAAATGGCTCTTGATACCACTGGCAGCACTCCAATGGAAGACGACACGTTTGAATTTCGGATGCACCGAGGCGTGCCCGGTGGCTTTGACGAGCAGGCGCAGATGTATGAAGGTGATTTCTCTGGCCAGCAGTCTTTTTTAGGGGTTAGCTCCGCGGATTCCGCGCCCAACGATGTCAGGCTGTCACTCGATGACGAGTACGCCGAAGACGTGGGTGAGGAATATGACGTGtccgaggatgaagacatGGCGAGGTCTTCCCTTGAACACCATCTTGCCGCGGAGCATGACGATGCCTCGTCCGAGGATGCCCAGGAAGCCGTCAAGGCCACTCCTGGAGGTATCCTCAGAGCTAGAATGCGAGCTGTGAAGGACTCTGCTGGTCCTGTGCAGCTCGAGGTTGCAGATGGAGATGACTGGATGGAGATGTTGAGGAAGACTGTCAGCCCTGTCAAACGAGATCGACAGCTTCTCAGGGAGCTGAACGAATCCCCTTCGAGACAGACCGGTGTGCTGATCGACCTTGATAAGAGCGGGAACGACACATTGCGGAAGTCGTCGATCTGGAGGAAGAGCACAGCCAAGAATGACAGGATGGATAATTTTGCTGCCAGTACTATTGGCATGGACAAGGGACGTGGTTTTGCGACGAGTATCGACCTCATGAACTCTCTGttcgagaagcccaagccagCACCCAAGAATCTTCGAGCCTCTATTCCTGGCAAAGGCTTCCCCAAG TGGCCCTACGAGCGACAAGACAAGAATTTGACTATTGATCATGACGAAAAGGTCTTCCACGACGCAGGTCGGCCGACTTGGGGACCCGATGAGACACTCGTTGTTCCTCGACCATTTGACCCCGAGAGCGGTCGACGGTCGATTCTTCGGACCTCGGACCTCCTTTCATTCAAGCGTTCTACGATTCAGACGGAAACGCAGGAGCTTCGATTGGCCACCTTCTCTTCAGAT TCCTCCAAGAGGTATCTCAACAGCCAGGATAAGCTGACCGAGATCCGAGTGGTTGACGATATTCCCGTAGCCTCACTGAAGGCAGCTAGTCTGAAGGATGTTTTCCATCAACAGGACATGAATGACCCGTCTAGTATGCAGGAGAAGCATGTCTGGGACCTGGCGAGCATTCTCTTTGACGACCTGGAACCCCATCCTACCCAGCCCGAACACCTGATCCGAAGGGCTGAGCTGTCTCATTTTTGGACCGACCTGGTTGATCaagcttcatcaacaaccatTGGCCTTGCAGGTTCGAGTGAAGAGAAGGCTGTCGCTTGCCTTGCCGGTCATCGGGTTACTGAGGCTTGCAAGCACCTTCTCGATGGCAAGAACTTCCGCCTTGCCACCCTCGTCCCCCTTATTGGCACCAAtgatgctgccaagaaggataTGAGGGAACAGCTCAAGGCCTGGCACGACTCAAAGATGCTCTCAGAGTTCTCTGAATCGATCCGGACCATCTATGAGCTCCTGAGTGGCAACGCGTGTGTCTGCGAAGGCATGAAGGGAGTTCCTGTTGAGGACCGACTGGACTCGTTTGTCATTTCCAAGAAGTTTGGTCTGGACTGGAAGCAATCCTTTGGTCTCCGACTGTGGTATGGAATCGCGCAGTTTGACGACCTGGCGGCCGCAGTCCAAGGGTTCAAGAATGATGTGGACCAGGAGAAGGAGTATCTGCCACTCCCATGGTACATCGACCAGGGCATCAAGCCACTGTGGGATGATGTGGACTCTGACCGCAGACAAGATCTCCTCTGGGGTCTCTTGCAGCTGTACGCAAACGATGCTTCTGACCTGGAGGCTATCTTGCGGCCCGAAAACTCGCAACTCTCACCTCTTGACATGCGGCTGACATGGCAGCTGGGTCTTGCACTGGTGTCGACTGGCAAGGTCTCGTTTGGGGAGAGGGCCACTGAGAAGGCCGACGCTGCTACCATCGCCTATGCATCACAACTCACCAGTGCTGGCGAGTGGCTTGAAGCCGTGTTCGTGCTGCTCCACCTGAGCAACTCGGTTGCCCGAAAGATGGCCATCCAAGAACACCTAGCCCGACACGCCGGTTCGATTGGGGATGAGACAAGCACGGCATTTGGAGTTCTGGTCGAGAAATTCTGCATTCCCTCGTCGTGGATCTGGGAGGCTCTGGCTCTGTACATGCGAAGCGTGAAGAAGGATGCGTATGCTGAAGTCCAGTGCCTTCTGCGCGCTGGCTCTTTTGTCGAGGCTCACCGGGTGctggtcaaggaggttgCGCCTTTGGCGATTGTGGAGCGCGAGTATGACAACCTGTCAGCTCTCATCTCTCAGTTTGAGGGCCGGCACATGGCTATTTCGAACTGGTCATTGGGTGGAGAGATTTATAACCTCTTCTTGACGCTGATTCAGCACCGAAGCAAGGGCGAGACGCCACCAGCTATTGTGTTGGAGAAACTTCTTGCTGGGTTGCATGCGATGGACGAGGATGTGGCAGATTCAGAGGTTTTGCGGTACGCTGCTGTGTCGGATATGGCAGATGAGACTGCCAAGGAGATTTTGAAGGCTACAAAGAAAAAACAG GACATGGAACTTCGGGCCAAGATTCTCAACTTGCCCCTGACACAGGACCGCCTACTGGCATACTCAGTGGACCTGGGCATGGATCGTTATCGGGAGGTGATGTCTCATTAA